tatatatcacttagtcatcatattatatggtgattcagtttcagtgacacttttattatattttatatttgatagatattagttaaaactaaatatatactttttaagataaaatattatttaagtttgatcactgacaatccattaatttataccacaccataatatttttttttatttacagatacaaGGGCAAATATATCACAGAGCAGGTTCACTGTTACCAGTGTCAGATAGCGACAACAAATtcctgcaaatttattttatgggcaaTTCACCACAAGAAATTGATCTGCGTTGTGcacataacaatttagtaaagaggtctattgtagaacaattacaaactttatttcatcaacacaatcaattgattatattgtttaaaactgccCTGGATCTGATGCCATCCGataatcacaaaattgtaatcagaGCTGATAAAACACCTGCAGGTCAACATACAAGACGTTTTAATGCACCAACTATTGATGAAGTTGCTATCGTTGTAGTTGGAGAAAACTTGGAATCCCGTGATATTGTTTTACATCGTCGGAATGATCAATTACAACGTATAAAGGAAACACACCGCTCAtatgatgcactgcaatatccCATTATATTTTGGCAAGGTGAAGATGGCTacgatttctcaataaaaatgataaatcccattacaggtaactaaaatattagtttagctaTGGCGATAATATCTcagtcattatattatatatattttaattttatatttgaatgttattaaaacaaaatatatttacaggttctgaaaccaacaaaaaagtaaGTTCAATGAACTATTATTCATACCGCCTAATGATTcgggaaaatgaagaaaatcacatattgaaatgtcggcgattatatcacaaatatgttgttgacatgtatgttaaaattgaaacGGATAGATTAACACTCATCAGGTTGAATCAAACCAAACTCCGATCTGAAGAGTATATTCACCTTCGAGATGCGATTAATACTGATGGAAATGCACAGAATGTCGGTCGGATGACTATTCTTCCAGCAACATACATCGGAAGCCCTCGGCATATGCACGAATATGCTCAAGATGCCATGTCGTATGTTCGTCATTATGGTACAGCagatttgttcatcacatttacatgcaatccgCAATGGATAGAAATCAAGCAGGAGTTATTCCCTGGGCAATCACCCATTAATCGTCATGATATTACAGCCAGAGTCTttagacaaaaattgaaatctttaatggaTTTCATCGTAAAACATAATGTGTTTGGTGAGACACGCTGCTGGATGTATTCTGTGGAGTGGCAGAAACGAGGATTGCCACATGCACACATTTTGATTTGGTTGGTTGAAAAGATAAGGCCAAATGAAGTTGATGCAGTGATATCAGCTGAAATCCCTAATGTACAAGTAGATCCTGGATTGCATGAGGTAGTTATCAAAAACATGATACATGGTCCCTGTGGAActcttaatcaaaattcaccgtgTATGATGGATGGTAAATGTTCAAAACGATATCCACGGACATTAATATCGGAAACAATTACTGGTAATGACGGTTATCCATTGTATCGTCGCAGATCGACAGCAGACAATGGAAAATCaacaattgtcaaattaaatcaacaagatattgaaatagataatcgttggattgttCCATATTCACCCATTTTATCAAAGACATTCAAAGCACACATCAACGTTAAATCTTGCCGTTCagtgaaatctattaaatacattttcaaatatgtaaCCAAAGGGAGTGATATGGCTGTGATTGGAATTGGTGCAGAGAATTCCAATGATGAAGTTACCCAATACCAAATGGGCCGCTATGTCAGTAGTAATGAAGCAGTTTGGCgaatattttcttttcctattCATGAGAGACACCCTTCTGTTGTTCACTTAGCTGTGCATTTAGAAAATGGACAAAGAGTGTATTTTACAGCACAGAACGCAGTACAAAGAGCTGCTCAGCCACCATCTACTACATTAACCAGTTTTTTTGAGACATGCCAAAACGATGATTTCGCACAAACATTGCTATATTCTGAAATGCCAAAATATTATACCTGGAATCAATCCTCAAGGAGATTTATACGACGGAAACAAGGAAAACCAGTTCCAGGATATACAGATGTATATTCCACCGATGCGATTGGCCGGATTTATTCAGTACATCCAAGcaatgatgaatgtttttatttacgacTGCTATTAGTCAATGTACGTGGCCCAACATCATTCCAACAGTTACGAACTGTTGATGGTGAATTGTGTGGATCCTACAGAGAAGCCTGTCAACGTTTGCAATTGCTTGAAAATGACGCTCATTGGGATCAAACTCTCAATGATGCTGTAATATCATCACACGCTCATCAAATacgaacattgttttctataatcatatctacatgcttcccatcaaacccaattgatttgtggatcaagtacaaagattatatgtgtgatgatattttgtatcaaatacggaatagaatgggaaatccaaatatacaaatcagtgaagaaatttaCAATGAAGCATTGATTTCAATTGAGGACATGTGCTTTATaatgtcaaacaaactattaattcaattagGCCTGACCGCGCCCAATCGTCCAATGCATGACGCTTTTAACCAAGAGTTGCATCGAGAAAAACTGTATGATTTCAACGCGttgaaagaattaattcaaacaaatcttcCACTGTTAAATGAACAACAGAAGTATGTATTTGAAACTCTTATGAAAGTAACAAATGATGAAACTGGAGGGATTTACTTCTTAGATGCACCTGGTGGTAcaggaaaaacttttttgatttcattaatattagcaacaattcgctcacaaaataaaattgcacttgCACTCGCTTCGTCGGGAATCGCAGCAACTTTGCTTGAAGGTGGTCGAACAGCCCATTCAGCACTAAAATTGCCATTAAATATGCAAAGCAATGAAACTCCAACCTGCAACGTTTCGAAGAACTCTGCAATGGCAAAGGTTTTGCAgcaatgtaaattgattgtttgggatGAATGCACGATGGCACATAAAAAATCTTTGGAGGCTTTAGACAGAACCTTAAAAGATCTACGGAGCAATAATAACCGATTTGGTGGTGCAATGATTTTATTAGCAAGAGATTTTCGTCAAACATTGCCAGTGATTCCACGATCAACGCCAGCTGATGAACTCAATGCATGTCTAAAGTCCTCCAATTTGTGGAAACATGTCAAAGTACTTCATTTAAGCAAGAATATGCGTGTCGAGTTGCAAAATGACCAATCTGGAAACATATTCTCTAAACAACTCATGACATTGGTAATGGCAAATTTCCTATAGACATGTTGACTGGCTGCATTAACTTTCCTCAAAGTTTTTGTCAGTTAACTCGATCAAAAGATGAACTTATTCAGAAGGTGTTTCCAGATGTTTCTCAAAATTACAGAAACCATGATTGGTTGAGCGAACGAGCTATACTGGCTGCAAAAAACatagatgtaaatgaattaaatttcaaaattcaagaacaaattacaGGCGAATTGAGGATATATAAATCAGTTGATTCGGCTACTAATCAAGATGATGTAGTCAACTATCCACCGGAATTATTAAACTCGCTGGATTTGCCAGGATTGCCACCTCACAATCTTCAATTAAAGGTTGGATCGGTGGTTATAATGTTGCGAAATATCAACCAACCGCGTCTTTGCAACGGTACACAGTTAgcgataaaaaatttactaaacaatgtgATAGAAGCAACTATACTCAAAGGAAAGTATAAAGGAGAGGATGTTCTCATACCGCGCATCCCAATGATTCCGACTGatgtgccatttgagtttaaacgactACAGTTTCCAGTGCGGCTTGCTTTTGCTATGACTATAAACAAGTCCCAGGGGCAA
The Homalodisca vitripennis isolate AUS2020 chromosome 4, UT_GWSS_2.1, whole genome shotgun sequence DNA segment above includes these coding regions:
- the LOC124361421 gene encoding uncharacterized protein LOC124361421, with translation MLRNINQPRLCNGTQLAIKNLLNNVIEATILKGKYKGEDVLIPRIPMIPTDVPFEFKRLQFPVRLAFAMTINKSQGQSLSVCGINLENPCFSHGQLYVACSRVGKPSDLFIYAPGNQTKNIVYHKALQ